AATGATTTGAGATCAAAATAACAAAACAAAGTTAATCTCCAAGAGAGAAATGTAAATGTTGCAAAAGCAAAACAACATTAGGTGAATGCAAAGGCAAATAGTTGCAAAATTACAATACAATACTAAGACTAGCTAGGAGGTGAGAGTATATAGAAAATGAGAGAGGGGAGAGGTAGCAAAAACAACCAATGAGAAGATTCCATCACAATAGCCTAAAATAGGCAAGTGCAACTCTATGGAAGATGTCGACACCTTGCACTCATTCACACTAATACTCACACTATTAATCCTAAGCAAGCTTAATCACAAGTTTAGGGAAAACTAGGAATagaaaaccaattaaccaactagGAAAAAAAAACCTATACTAACACACTTGTGTACTTGTAAATTCACTTATCTAAATGCTTTCTCAAGTACTAGTTTATAGACCAATGAACATGCTAGAAAATGGTAAATAGTTTCCAAAACCATCTTAGAAAACTCCATTTAGAGGTGGTGTCCTGACTCAGGTACAATTTCCAATGTCACACATGAAGTTTCCTTCTCACCTACTAAAAAGAGCAAATCATTAATTCACCTATAACCTTtagtttgaccctcttaatatagGCGCTCAACTTGGCACACTACCATGTCTCAAGATAGACATCTAATGATAAATAATAAAGCTTATCATAACTAGTCATGATTCCAAAGTAACCTGCACCAATTTAGCTCTTATGCATCGTAAGATGCCACCCATAAGTTGTCATAGAATTTCACCATAAAGGAAAGCTCCAAATCTACCATATTTATCCACCTTATGATAAATTACAACTCATCAACAAAAGTAATGACACTTGGCATTAGATGCCTTACACAAATTCCAATGCCTCATTTTAGGTGGAGCATAAATAttaactaaaatataattaaaatatgacATGTGGTTACAAAAACTatctaataataaaataattaaattgaatatTATCATTTATTAGataatatttattttcaaataaatatGAATAACTCAAGATACATTATGCAAATGAATAGAAATAAAACAATGAGTGTAAATGATACAAGATCAAAATAACAACACAAAGTTAATCTCCAAGAAAGAAGTGCAAATGTTGCAAAAACAAAACAACATTAGGAGAATGCGAAAAAAATAGCTGCAAAATTACAAtgtaatataatacaatacaatactaAGACTAGCTAGGAGGTGAGTATATATAGAAAATGAGAGAGGGGAGAGGTAGCAAATATGACCAATAAGAAGAGTCCACCACAATAACCTAAAATATGCAAGTGTAACTTTATAGAAGACGCCAACACTTTGCACCCACTCACACTATTAATCATAAGCAAACTTAATGATTAAGTGTAAGAAAAATCTAGGAAGAGGAAAATAAATAACcaactaggaaataaaaacctatTTTAACACACTTGCGTACTTGCAAATTCACTTATTTAATCGCTTTTTCAAGTACTAGTTTATAGACCAATGAACAACGTAGAAAATGATAAATAGTTTTTAAAAAACCATCTTAGAAAACTCCAATGGCACCCATCCTTCTCACCTACTTAAAATGGTAAATTATTAATTCACCCATAACCTTTAGTTTGACTGACTTAATATAGACACCCAACATGACACACTCAAGATAAACATCATATGCCAAATAATAAAGCTTATCATAACTAGTCATGATTCCAAAGTAACTTGCACCAATTTAACTCGTAAGCATCAAAAGATGCCACCCATAACTTGTCATAGAATCTCACAAAAGAAGGGAACTCCAAATCTACCATATTTTTCCACCTTATGATGAATTACAACTCATCAACAAAAATAATGACACGAACACTAGATGCTGTACACAAATTTCAatgttaaattaaatatataaattattaaataattaatttaatttaatttaatttcaaatttaaattatatcataaatttaatataatctcttaaaatttaatatttatctggatcttttaaaaattaatatgtttaaaaTATCTATACTAATCCAAAACATACAAAGAAGGGGAGAACATTGAACATGGAAGTTGTGGACCGTTGCTGTTATTCCGGACAAGAGAGTATTGTAGAAGAAACCATGGCATCACGTGGAACCCTCTGCGGCACGAAAAAAAGGGTCTGAGTGGCGGCCCCCGTGTGACCGTCCCCTAATACAAAAACCCCACAACGCCTGGCGGCGAAatgtataatatttatttaatgctgCGTAGTTAGAAAACATACGACATAAGACGTACCCACACAGATTTAGCTCAAATTAGCGGTAAgcattttcaatcttttcttttctctttttgtgGCAGAGCGGAGCAGAGCAAAGCAAAGCAGAGGACAGGCTGTTTGGAATCGGTGCTTGTTGTTTTCGGTTGGATATTTGTTTATTTGAAGAAACTTTTTGCTTGGATGAATTAAGGtatttactttgcttgcttgaatAAAAGATAAGTTTACAGAATCTCAAGGCTTAACAGTGAAGGCAACTGGTTCGTTTTTCAGAGGTGCTATGTTCTACACTTTTGAAAATTTGCTGTTGTAGAATGGTTTTCATGTGGGTTTAGAGAGTAAGAAGAATGTAAATGAAGGTTTATTGTTTAGATAGTTAGATGGGTCTAGTAACAATCTTGGAGGGAAATTGTGGTGGGATTTCTGTTGTTTAATGAGTGAGTttaatcatgaaaccctagaagtgGGGAGCTGTTAAAACATTGTAAAGCCATGTTGGCTGGGAGACTTTAAAGTTGAAATTTTTGGGTAGGCAGGGTGGGTATGGGGGGTTGAGGGGTGATCAGGGAATTTAAGCAACAACCATGGGGTGCATACTTCCAAAGGGCTGCAAGGGCCGCAAGAATGACAAGCATAAGGATAGTGTGGCCGAGGGACGTGCTGTGGAGGAAAGTGAGACTGATGGGCTGGACAGGCCACAGGCAGAGTGGAATGTCGGCGAGTCGGATGTTGGAGTCTCGAGGTTGTCTAGATTGTCTGCACAGTTTTTGCCCCCTAGCGGATCCAAGGTTGCTAAGGTCCCGGCATTTAATTTTGAACTGAAATACTCATACCTCTCTCAGCGGGGTTATTATCCGGATAATTTGGTCAAGGAAAATCAGGACAGCTTTTGTATCCACACACAGTTTGGACAAGACCCGAATGATCATTTTTTTGGAGTGTTTGATGGTCATGGGGATTATGGAACCGAGTGCTCGCAGTTTGTGAAGAGACAATTATGCGAGAACCTGCTCAGGGATCCAGAATTTAAAACAGATGTAGTCCGAGCATACCATTCTGCTTTTGCAGTTACAAATGCACAGTTACATGAGAGCGAAATCAATGATTCAATGAGTGGAACAACTGCAATAACAGTGCTTGTGAGAGGGAACACACTTTATGTTGCGAATGTGGGGGATTCTAGGGCCGTTATTGCAGAGAAGAGAGGGAATGAGATTGTTGCGGTGGACCTTTCCAGTGATCAGACTCCTTTTAGAGCAGATGAATGTGCTCGTGTTAAGAGCTGTGGGGCCAGGGTTATGACTCTTGACCAGATTGAAGGATTGAAGAACCCAAATGTTCAATGCTGGGGAGGTGAAGAGGATGATGATGGTGATCCTCCACGCCTCTGGGTCCCAAATGCAATGTACCCTGGTACTGCATTTACGAGGAGTGTTGGGGATGTAATTGCCGAAAATATTGGTGTCAATGCAGTTCCCGAGGTTCTTGTGATGCAGCTCACACCAGCTCACCCATTCTTTGTTATTGCAAGCGACGGAGTATTTGAATTTCTCTCCAGTAAGGCAGTTGTAGATATGGTGAGTAACTTATTTGCTCTATTATATTTTCTGCATTTTCTTTTAAGAATACTAGTGCTATTCTATGCAAACCTTTGTCCTCAGTTCACTATCGTTGTATGTTCTGAAACTAATTTTACATCTTTTTCGTTCATTAACAAAAAGGGATCTATTTTATGGGCCCCTCGACCAAAAGTTAGAAACAATATAGAAAGTGACACGTTTTGATTTGAACATGACTACTACCCGTATTTAAAAATTGGAGAATTGAGGCAGATTCATTTTGGCTGCCATTTCCCTGTAAGTAAACTGAAATGAGGAGGGAATCAATGACCCGAAAGTGCGGTTTAATTTTCTATATTAACAAGAGAGGCAGTAACTTTCACTTTTAAACAGATTATATATTCATATGAACTATGAATTGCATGTGTTACCTCTGTAGAGGTCATTGAAAAAGTACGGAGGGGTAAAATGAGCATGTATATAACACTGTTGTTCAAGGGTATATAGGCTAACAAATTTTCCTGCGTTGGATCGAAATTTCATACCATCACTTCTTAtaaatttctcttttgatttttgtttttgtttttgggtaATTTAATAGCTGGTAGGGCCAGTACTCACTATATTGATCTCATTTTTTTTTACATTGTCAACTTTAACCAGCCGGTACTGTAACTGAATTCAGAAGAGAAGATGATGCATACCGAGACCTATCTACTCATATAGATCAAAATATGCCCCCAAAACCCAAAATTGGCGGCCTCATACACCAAACAGATCTAACAGCTAGCAGAACATACATCAAAGCATTACATCCGACCTTCTAAGCTATCGTCCTTTATCTGACCACTGGCAATCCTATTGGCTCAGTGTGGAGCCATGACTTCTATAGACAAAATATTAACATaacagaaaaactaaaaaaaattctcTTTTGATTTTAGTAAcataacaataaatatattttTCATGTAAGACAGCAGATTATAGCacatttattttctttattgaaagaCAAAAGTGATGCCACCTATCTTCCTATGAAGTTTTGGGCTCTCAAATCATTTTTCGCTACCATGGCAATCATACAACATGAAGGATTTTCCATTCTTAATGGCACGATATTTGTTCCCGCTCTTATAAAAAGATTGCTTTCTTGTCATACAAATAGGGAATGCCAAAAACAACTCCACATGCCTCTAGGAGCAACATCTAGCACAATCACATCAGCAAATATATAAACAACAAACTTCAATTTACATTGCTTATCAACGAGAATGTGATTACCTCCCTTTATCTAACCCGTACCATATTGTTAGCGTGGCAAAATCTTGATAGCAATCTTTGCACAATCATGTTAGTGTGTGCACATCAATTGAACAAAGCATCAATGTTAACATCATTGACAAAGATTGGAATGCTAAATGACGCTTCTCTTATTATAAAACCAACCTTCTCAGTAGCATAAGTAACTttaggatcctcatcaaaatcactaCTAATCTCCTTACGCTAAGGAATTTCAATAGAGAGATTAGCATTCTTTTTACCTTTCTTTCTGTGTGGGAACTTTTTTGGATATAGTTTCCAACCTAAGGACTTCACGGCCATCCTTACCTCGATTGCAGTGTGCAGATTTCTTAGTACTTGTGGAAATAATTACTTTCTTGTCCTTTTTATTGACCTTAATTTCATTTAAATTGGAAGTACACCCATCTATCTCAATATAATGTGCATGCTTCATCTATTTCAACTAGCTTAAAGAGCAACACAGGCCAAACAAAGGTGGTTATGTAAATATCCTATGTAATTCATTATGAACTCAAATCAAACGCCTTTTTACCCTTCTGTCTACCTTTCTACACAATTCATTTGTATATTCTTGTATGCTttgattttctttttccttttaaaaCTGCCTTTCCATACTCTTTTCTTCCTTCTGACGTATGTGATAGAATTATTTCTTAATTAGTTGTTTAAATGCTCCCATGAAATTATAGAAGTTTGTTTTGAAGCCATGGAATACAAGAGACGCTCAAACCAAGTAAAGGCATTGTTTGCCAACCTTAGTCTAGCCAATGAAATCTTTTGATTAAGAGTATGAGTATGCATCCTAAAATATATCTTAAGCTGTGTAATTTGATTGTCAAGTTTTGCTGTATCTACTTCACCTTCAAATGGCAGAATTCCAATCTTTTCTTCCGCTCTAAACAAAGGCTTGTTTGGAGGTCTCTTCACCTCCAAAGGCATTTGGTTTAATGGCAAAGTCTATGTAGTAGGCACCTAGGTGGTTCTGAGTTCAAAtattctacaatacaaaaaaaaaggCTTGTTTGGAGGTCTCTTCTCTGTCTCAGGTACTTCCACTTTCTCATTGGAACTCTTATCTTTGTCCAGTCTTTCCAAGAGGACTTGCATAAGGATGTTCATGGTCTCCATGGACTGCGATAGATATGCAATGGCGTTCTCCATCTTAAGAGAACCTAGCTTCAGGATCATCATTTGTCCCATCCTTGACATGGTTCTTTGCTCTTTCTTCCACTTATGAGATTCAATGTCTCTCTCCAAAGACGATATTTTCTTTCCACTTGAATGGTTTGTGGGCATGAACTGCAAAATAATGACAACACTCTCAATGTAGTGAACTTGTGATACACACTTAGTTCATAAACTACCAAGGATACTCCCCAGTGTAATGTcgctactttgaaatataattcaataataataataataaaattaaaatacaaaagagtaaaaaaaaaaaatcaaattaaaatataaaagaatataattaaatttaattaagttaatgaatggtcaaaagacatggaaggaaaagttgagactccctcaacaatgagatataaaatggagaagagaacctcatttgagagggggacaaTTTGAAAATCAgaaatgcagatctgatttaaataagaagtgcagatctgattatgaaaggttgtgctgtaatgtccctactttgaaatataatttaataataataatcataaaattaaaatatacaagagtaaaaacaaaattaaattaaaatataaaagaatataattaaatttaattaatttaatgaatggtcaaaagacatggaaggaaaagttgagactccctcaacaatgagatataaaagggagaagagaacctcatttgagagggggacaatttgaaaatcagaagtgcagatctgatttaaataagaagtgcagatccgattatgaaaggttgtgtccctttcgtaaggcagaaataataaagagttgcactctttcaaagggtgctaatggtgaaagggtgtgtctcttgccaaagggcatacatgatgaagaggtgtgacctctccctcacattgagagatataaaggaaaggaatcaaaagcatctagtaagatcaccatggatcagatcagatcaggactgttattaagttacaggcagtaacatccttgttcttggtggtatgcatggggatgtgtttaataattatgcttaatatatgaagcccaataatgttcttatgcagaactaatagtaatactaatatggactgcaatatgtatgacagtcatacataATTTCATATAtacattcataatacataagaaatatatatacttatagtccAAATCATTTTATTACTTTCCGTATtcaagaagatgggattgagatgttccaaagaggggcagtttAAATCCAAGCAATAaattaagtcccaagatagggtggggatcagcgacccataagccttgagggtatagacccaagataggtaatttcttggatttgtaaactttgagggaacctatggtagttggtctctaagtgctttggtaacatacatagacccttctcccttaaaactgaagtagtagcaaggtctgatatctatattaagaaccatgaataatgaaattaatcatttaATGAGGAAAATGAATAAGAACTTGtgaataactaattgaagaatatcaatcaattttagtatattgaaatagattatatAGGGGACATTACACCCAGGCTAGTTGCCAACTTAAATAATACGTTAAAGTTAGAAGTGTGAGAGCAAGTTATTGACTACAACTTGCAGCAAGATTAAAATAGAACAAGAAACGAAAAATAGAGAGATAAACACCATGAAACGAGTCTTAAGAaatgtaatatccccactttgaaatataatttaataataaataataataaaatttaaactaGCATACTTATATTCTAAAAAAATATACGTAAAATAATGCCAAGAGATATCATGTAATTGTcctgcatgtttattagttgtcaagaaggacatggagctgaataatgctgcactctttcactctcattaaagatgtaacgGTTTCATATACTTAAAAACAAGTggcaatgattttattttattcagagtaataaaatgatacttatagagaaactgaaacatgcatgcatttacttgtcatctacacgtcaaatttattcaaaatcaaatttttgtttacggatatttgtatgtcattgtagatgcctctcggcataaaatcaaaagaataaaaataaaaatttaattaaatataattaaaaatttgatgaAAGTTATTGATGGTCCAAAGGCATGAAATGTTAAGTTTTGACTCCCCCAAATATgtggtataaaagggagaagagaactcatttgaaggggggataatttgtggaatcagaagtgcagatctaatttaattaagaagtgcagatttgattgcGAAAGGGTGTGTCCCTTTCAAAatgcagaaataatgaagagttgcactttttcaaagggtgctaatggtgaaagggtgtgtctcttgccaaagggcatacatgatgaagaggtgtgaccactcgcttacattgagagatataaaggaaaggaatcaaaagcctctAGTGACaacaccattgatcagatcagatcagaactgttataaagttacaggcagtaacgtccttgttcttggtggtatgcatggggatgtgcttaatatgtatgcttaatatatgaagcctgataatgttcttatgcagaatttaacaataatattaatatagactgcaatatgtatgacagtcatacttaatttcatatacattcataataCATGAAAGACCAATATATTAAACAGTCTAGTCCTTAATCTTCCGCTAATGCCTATGTAGGGATAGGGGTTTGTGTAGGGAGAGGCGGAGTAATTCTGTCACAAGACGGGTAAGTCCCAAGATGCAGCAAGGACACATATTTCTGAAGCCTTGAGGGAGAGTCTCGAGATGGGCATGAATATGTGTTcttgaaaccttgagggagcctacttGTAGATAGTTTCCAAGCACCCTAGCACAGTAATTCCACCATCCTCTGTTAGGGTTAGGGAAGAATTGAGGGCAAACCCTTATGATAATTAGTATTAATTGTATTATGAGGAATTAGATGTTTTCTAAATCTCAATAATTTAATTTAAGAcataatgtttaattaatattgggAAACTGGTAGCCTTCTAGTAGGGaacattacaattggtattagagctttgatctTGCCATCTTGCAAGGGTAACGATGAATCAaggaatcattctagtcaataagaaggaaTCTAACAATACATTTATTtgtgtgtatgctccgtgtttgcatatatccatgtgtatgctcctTGTTTGGTTCATGCTTGATATGTTTCCAATATGTTTATTCCATGtgtgtttccaaagccatttcatattggaaATCATTTTGAActctccatgatcattgcttgaggacaatcaTGTGTTGTAGCTCATAATCTAGTAGAAATTTCAGATATGGAAAAAAGAATGATTTTCAGATTGTGGTTACTCATAGAATTTTGCAGCCCTTATAAGGTTTCTCACTCATCACATGAGGAACACATCAATGACATTCTATATAGGTTGGTTATTTTTGCAATTGTTACATCATTGATATATTGTTGATCATGGGAACTCTTGTTTTGAATAGCATAGATTGTTCAACTTGGAGGATGTCTCCTTACACAATGAGGCTGAAGATCCTATTTGTTATTGATAAATGATTTAACTACTATAACTTTGATTTGGAGTAGATCCTTTATTGGAGGAAATCATATGGATGAGGATGATATAGACATAGATTTCTATGATCAGTTTTGGCAAAGGCTTCAGGATGATAGTAATAGAGAAAAGGGTGAGTCCAATTTCCATATAGATAGGGAGCATCTCTTTCCTAGACCCAAGATGAAAAGAAGGATATGGAGGGAAGCTCAAGGCACTTCACATTTTAAGAACGTCAATATATGCTGATGGATGATTTTAGAGTGTACACCATTCTCCAACAAGATAAGATATCATCAATAGTTTGGGTGCTTAGAGTATTATGGGACGAATGTTGTTGTATAACAGAAATAGTTGCTCGATTGTTGAAAATTTGCTTTTACAAATCAGTCCATAAAGTTGAAAATGACAATCCATGGCTTGAGGTAATGTATGGAACTACTATTGTGCatttttgtaaattattttttaGTATTAGGAAGGTGAAAGAAAGAATTGTCTCCAGAGAGTGCATTGATTGTAGTAGTAGATGTTAGAGCATTTTTAGCTTtagttatgcttttttgcttagtttagctagagttgagctttttTTAGCTCTTCATGCtttcactttagttctcctaagtTTAGCTTAGGGCATCTTTTTGCTTTCTATAAAGCATGGCTTTATGCATTGTAATCTTCATTTTGTAATCTTTGCTTTTGAGgaatatggcatattttttttgCTACTCTCGTTTGTGGAAGATATTCTAGTTTGTTATTTGATCTTGttggcttgtgttgcaaaattcaacatgacaTCAGAGCGTGGATTCAACAAACCCCTTCTCAAGCTTTGAGGATTTCTTTTCTTAGAAGCGTTGCAAGGTCACCAGGTTTGCTTTTTTTGTGGATTTGGAAGCGAGCACATCCTTTGAGGCGAATTTTGGATGTCATTGAAATTTTTGGTCACTTTGGGGCGAAATGGACCACACCATAACGTTTGTAGTGTTGGAACACCTTAGGATTGCCTTTCATTTTTGTGAAAATCGAACAAGTtgaagttttttgaatttttttgaaatccGTATGTAAGAGCGGGTCAAATtcggggggggggggaatcatcaGTGTAGgtgatttcaatttttttgaaaaaaaatttaaagggGCAATTTTTTGATAAAGTCATGTTTTTAAACAAGGGAGGCAAACTCTTTTTGGTACAGGGTACTGTATCCTGCACATTGACTCGACCTGTCCGACGACGCCTTTTTCTAAATTGGTGACCCTCAATTTCTCAACAATGGTTCTTCTTACTTTTCCAACGATGTTCAAATATTCCAGCTGTGCTATTTTTGTTGACCGTCCCTTTTTCTCACACGGGTGGTGCTGTTTGCAGCGGCGATGATTGATTTTGTTTGGACAAACAGTGATGAGGGTCCGGTTTTTTGACCGGCGAGCGACTCCTTTGTTTGGCCGTTGGCACTCCATCTATTTGGATCCCCTACCAACTGGACTTTTTCTTCAACCGGTGTTTCCTTTCGTCCGACGTCCTCTTAGGGATTAGGTGGGGATTGCCACAAATCCTTCTATTTTTTTTGGCTAATCTACCTCTTTGTAGGTCATTGACCTTTTTTATCTTGCTTGTTGAAATTTTTTCCGATTGTGCACCTTATTTTTTACCGACTAGTGATTTATCAGTGACAGCAAGGCAAATTTCCAAAAAAGGTGTATTTTTGGTTCTTCAGTTTGCATTTTGACCTAGGTGtggttttttggccataacttggacaTATAGTGTACGTTTTTCAACTTCCATATATCGTCAAAAAGCTGATTTGGAGGTCTACTCAGTGGTGCAGGTGTTTTTGTCAAATTTATTTCTTGGTGATTTCTATATGCCATTGAAGTCAGACCTCTTTTTTTGCACTCTCGAGGCCATAACTTGGTCAAATGGACTCTTTTTTTGCGCAAATGAGTAGGCGTTGGAAAGGTGGTTCAGTGCTTTATCTAGAGTTGTTGCTACATTTTTCCAAATTTTGCCCTAGTTGGTTTTTATTTAATCTTTTGTGTTTTCACTTTATGGCTGATTACTTGGTCATTTTGGCTCTTGGAAACTTTTTGTTTGCATTGTATGGCTTCTCTTGGGTTGTTCTACATTTATTTCTAGCACTTAGCCCTTTTTGGGCATTTTGAGCATCCctttcatgcacttctttatttgtaGATGCACTAGATAAAGTGCCACTTATGTGTATGGTTTTTGGGGATTTGCACATTTTGTTGTGCCTTATTTTGAAGTGCCATGGGGAGTTGTGAAGTGTCTTTTGTTTTGCCATCACACC
This genomic stretch from Cryptomeria japonica chromosome 8, Sugi_1.0, whole genome shotgun sequence harbors:
- the LOC131052376 gene encoding probable protein phosphatase 2C 35 isoform X2, coding for MGCILPKGCKGRKNDKHKDSVAEGRAVEESETDGLDRPQAEWNVGESDVGVSRLSRLSAQFLPPSGSKVAKVPAFNFELKYSYLSQRGYYPDNLVKENQDSFCIHTQFGQDPNDHFFGVFDGHGDYGTECSQFVKRQLCENLLRDPEFKTDVVRAYHSAFAVTNAQLHESEINDSMSGTTAITVLVRGNTLYVANVGDSRAVIAEKRGNEIVAVDLSSDQTPFRADECARVKSCGARVMTLDQIEGLKNPNVQCWGGEEDDDGDPPRLWVPNAMYPGTAFTRSVGDVIAENIGVNAVPEVLVMQLTPAHPFFVIASDGVFEFLSSKAVVDMIVKFKDPRDACAAIVAESYRLWLQYETRTDDITIIVVRINGLQDSGTRSSPVLVTSSKLVYQPSAVEQGDESPLSTGDSVRTSRPARHDLSRARLRTIETSLEHPVWVPPMLPYKKTQEEIDQIDRALQGNFLFNKLSKEQRQMLYECMEKVQVSAGDVVIRQVFAGWRR
- the LOC131052376 gene encoding protein phosphatase 2C and cyclic nucleotide-binding/kinase domain-containing protein isoform X3, whose product is MGCILPKGCKGRKNDKHKDSVAEGRAVEESETDGLDRPQAEWNVGESDVGVSRLSRLSAQFLPPSGSKVAKVPAFNFELKYSYLSQRGYYPDNLVKENQDSFCIHTQFGQDPNDHFFGVFDGHGDYGTECSQFVKRQLCENLLRDPEFKTDVVRAYHSAFAVTNAQLHESEINDSMSGTTAITVLVRGNTLYVANVGDSRAVIAEKRGNEIVAVDLSSDQTPFRADECARVKSCGARVMTLDQIEGLKNPNVQCWGGEEDDDGDPPRLWVPNAMYPGTAFTRSVGDVIAENIGVNAVPEVLVMQLTPAHPFFVIASDGVFEFLSSKAVVDMIVKFKDPRDACAAIVAESYRLWLQYETRTDDITIIVVRINGLQDVQEVVQY